A DNA window from Pseudomonas sp. B21-056 contains the following coding sequences:
- a CDS encoding flagellar motor protein produces the protein MDVLSLIGIIMAFVAIIGGNYLEGGHLGALANGPAALIVLGGTIGAALLQSPMSAFKRAIQVLVWILFPPRVDLAGGIDRVVNWSLTARKEGLLGLEGVADAEPDNYSRKGLQLLVDGAEPEAIRSILEVDFYTQESRDIEAAKVFESMGGYAPTIGIIGAVMGLIHVMGNLADPSQLGSGIAVAFVATIYGVASANLVLLPIAAKLKSIALRQSRYREMLLEGILSIAEGENPRSIELKLQGFMD, from the coding sequence ATGGATGTCCTCAGCCTGATCGGCATCATCATGGCGTTCGTCGCCATCATTGGTGGCAACTATCTGGAGGGCGGTCATCTCGGTGCCCTGGCCAACGGCCCGGCCGCGTTGATCGTACTCGGTGGCACCATCGGCGCCGCGCTGTTGCAATCGCCCATGAGCGCGTTCAAGCGTGCCATACAGGTGCTGGTCTGGATTCTGTTTCCACCACGGGTCGACCTGGCCGGTGGTATCGATCGCGTCGTGAACTGGAGTCTGACCGCCCGCAAGGAAGGCCTGCTCGGCCTGGAAGGGGTGGCCGATGCCGAACCGGACAACTACTCGCGAAAAGGCCTGCAACTGCTGGTAGACGGCGCCGAGCCGGAAGCCATCCGCAGCATCCTGGAAGTGGATTTCTATACCCAGGAAAGCCGCGATATCGAAGCGGCCAAAGTCTTCGAAAGCATGGGCGGTTATGCGCCCACCATCGGTATCATCGGGGCGGTGATGGGCCTGATCCACGTGATGGGCAACCTGGCCGATCCTTCGCAACTGGGCAGCGGCATTGCCGTGGCGTTCGTCGCCACCATCTATGGCGTGGCGAGTGCCAACCTGGTGTTGTTGCCGATTGCCGCCAAGCTCAAATCCATTGCCTTGCGCCAGTCGCGTTATCGCGAAATGTTGCTGGAAGGAATCCTCTCGATCGCCGAAGGTGAAAACCCGCGCTCCATTGAATTGAAGCTCCAGGGCTTCATGGACTGA
- the motD gene encoding flagellar motor protein MotD — protein sequence MARRRNHEEHVNHERWLVSYADFITLLFAFFVVMYSISSVNEGKYKVISEALIGVFTDSDRALKPIPIGDERPKTTTPAKPLVRDAEQVDAGIAGGSDPLKSIADDISAAFGDLISSNQMTVRGNELWVEIELNSSLLFGSGDAMPSDMAFNIIDKVAAILKPFDNPIHVEGFTDDQPIRTAQYPTNWELSSARSASIVRMLAMQGVNPGRLASVGYGEFQPVANNATVEGRAKNRRVVLVVSRNLDVRRSLTGTGTANATPDAALKRAGTQTAPTPVKTPGRQSAVNSPSPAL from the coding sequence ATGGCGCGTCGCAGGAATCATGAAGAGCACGTCAACCACGAACGTTGGCTGGTGTCCTACGCCGACTTCATCACGTTGCTGTTCGCCTTTTTCGTGGTCATGTATTCGATCTCCTCGGTCAACGAGGGCAAGTACAAGGTCATTTCCGAGGCGTTGATCGGCGTCTTTACCGACTCGGACCGCGCCCTCAAGCCGATCCCCATTGGTGACGAGCGACCCAAGACGACCACACCGGCCAAGCCGCTGGTCCGTGACGCCGAGCAGGTCGATGCCGGCATCGCCGGTGGCAGCGATCCGTTGAAAAGCATCGCCGACGACATCAGTGCGGCCTTCGGCGACCTGATCAGCTCCAACCAGATGACCGTGCGCGGCAACGAGTTGTGGGTGGAGATCGAACTCAACTCCAGCCTGTTGTTCGGCAGCGGCGACGCCATGCCCAGCGACATGGCGTTCAACATCATCGACAAGGTGGCGGCGATCCTCAAGCCGTTCGACAACCCGATCCATGTGGAAGGCTTCACGGATGACCAGCCGATCCGCACCGCGCAGTATCCGACCAACTGGGAACTGTCTTCGGCGCGTTCGGCGAGCATCGTCCGTATGCTCGCCATGCAGGGGGTGAACCCTGGTCGCCTGGCATCGGTGGGGTATGGCGAGTTCCAGCCGGTCGCCAACAATGCCACTGTCGAGGGGCGGGCAAAAAATCGGCGCGTGGTGCTGGTGGTGTCGCGCAACCTCGATGTACGCCGCAGCCTGACCGGTACCGGCACGGCCAACGCAACGCCGGATGCGGCATTGAAGCGGGCTGGCACACAAACTGCACCGACCCCGGTCAAGACACCGGGAAGACAGAGTGCCGTCAATTCTCCGTCACCCGCTTTATAA
- a CDS encoding ParA family protein, giving the protein MRVWAVANQKGGVGKTTSSIALAGLLAEAGKRVVIVDLDPHGSMTSYFGYDPDSLEHSNYDLFLHRGTVPEGLPGQLLLSTSDERISLLPSSTALATLERQSPGQGGLGLVIAKSLAQLWQDFDYAIIDSPPLLGLLMVNALAASQQLVIPVQTEHLAVKGLERMVNTLAMVNRSRKQSLAFNIVPTLFDRRTQASMGTLRVLRDMYPDDIWQGYIPVDTRLRDASRAGMTPSQFDGKSRGVLAYRALLKHLLAQQLVPQQVA; this is encoded by the coding sequence ATGAGAGTCTGGGCAGTTGCCAATCAAAAAGGTGGGGTGGGTAAAACCACTTCTTCCATCGCTTTAGCCGGCTTGCTGGCCGAGGCGGGCAAGCGTGTGGTCATCGTCGACCTGGACCCCCACGGCTCGATGACCAGCTATTTCGGCTACGATCCCGATAGCCTGGAGCACAGCAACTACGACCTCTTCCTGCACCGCGGCACGGTGCCCGAGGGCTTGCCGGGGCAACTGCTGCTGTCCACCAGTGATGAGCGGATTTCCCTGTTGCCGTCGAGCACCGCGCTGGCGACTCTGGAGCGGCAGTCGCCGGGGCAGGGCGGCCTGGGCCTGGTGATCGCCAAGAGTCTGGCGCAGCTGTGGCAGGATTTCGATTACGCGATCATCGACAGCCCGCCCCTGCTGGGTTTATTGATGGTCAATGCCTTGGCGGCCAGCCAGCAACTGGTGATCCCGGTGCAGACCGAGCACCTGGCGGTCAAGGGGCTGGAGCGGATGGTCAATACCCTGGCGATGGTCAATCGCTCACGCAAGCAGTCGCTGGCGTTCAATATCGTGCCGACCCTGTTCGACCGTCGCACCCAGGCGTCCATGGGCACCCTGCGCGTGTTGCGAGACATGTACCCGGACGACATCTGGCAAGGTTATATCCCGGTCGACACGCGCCTGCGCGATGCCAGCCGCGCCGGTATGACCCCTTCACAGTTCGATGGCAAAAGCCGCGGTGTGCTGGCCTATCGGGCGTTGCTCAAGCACCTGCTGGCCCAGCAGCTTGTTCCTCAGCAGGTGGCCTGA
- a CDS encoding CheW domain-containing protein, whose amino-acid sequence MNRPIKTTSRPQMALQSYLDGLLQEATEELPPEPKVPEALPAPVEPEGVLDEFQAAVLEEQARDARKPVVAAAVETPFAKPPVKVMEAPAPLLSAVSTVAPLLQGLVTPVVEVHLPPPSNTPPPVPTDDRPAWAAEPFECLLFDVAGLTLAVPLVCLGSIYSLAGHELTPLFGQPDWFLGILPSQSGNLKVLDTARWVMPDRYRDDFRQGLQYVISVQGYEWGLAVHQVSRSLRLDPNEIKWRSHRGQRPWLAGTVIEHMCALLDVSELAELIASGGAKHLGGTKPVQKPK is encoded by the coding sequence ATGAACCGCCCGATCAAGACAACCTCGCGTCCGCAAATGGCCTTGCAGTCCTACCTGGACGGGCTGTTGCAGGAAGCGACCGAAGAATTGCCGCCGGAACCGAAGGTGCCCGAGGCTTTGCCCGCGCCCGTCGAGCCCGAAGGTGTGCTGGATGAGTTTCAGGCGGCCGTGCTCGAGGAGCAGGCCCGTGATGCACGCAAGCCAGTGGTTGCCGCAGCGGTCGAGACACCGTTCGCCAAGCCACCGGTGAAAGTCATGGAGGCGCCTGCGCCGCTGCTGTCTGCGGTTTCCACCGTTGCACCGTTGTTGCAGGGCCTGGTGACGCCGGTGGTGGAAGTTCATCTGCCGCCACCGAGCAACACACCGCCGCCGGTACCGACGGACGACCGTCCGGCCTGGGCCGCGGAGCCGTTCGAGTGTCTGTTGTTCGATGTCGCCGGGTTGACCCTGGCGGTGCCACTGGTGTGCCTGGGATCGATCTATTCCCTGGCCGGGCATGAATTGACGCCGTTGTTCGGCCAGCCGGATTGGTTCCTTGGGATCCTGCCGAGCCAGTCCGGCAACCTGAAGGTCCTGGATACCGCACGCTGGGTCATGCCGGACCGTTATCGCGATGATTTTCGCCAGGGCCTGCAATACGTGATTTCGGTACAGGGTTACGAGTGGGGATTGGCGGTGCACCAGGTCAGCCGTTCGCTGCGCCTGGACCCGAATGAGATCAAGTGGCGCAGCCATCGAGGGCAACGGCCATGGCTGGCCGGTACGGTGATCGAGCACATGTGCGCCTTGCTGGACGTTTCCGAGCTGGCTGAGCTGATCGCCAGTGGCGGGGCAAAACACCTGGGCGGCACCAAGCCGGTCCAGAAACCGAAATAA
- a CDS encoding chemotaxis protein CheW, which yields MNDKASSLKGSEDPILQWVTFKLDNETYGINVMRVQEVLRYTEIAPVPGAPSYVLGIINLRGNVVTVIDTRQRFGLSSTEVNDNTRIVIIEADKQVVGILVDSVAEVVYLRQSEIETAPNVGNEESAKFIQGVCNKNNELLILVELEKMMSEEEWSELESI from the coding sequence ATGAATGATAAGGCGTCGTCTCTCAAGGGTTCCGAAGATCCGATCCTGCAATGGGTCACCTTCAAACTCGACAACGAAACCTACGGCATCAACGTGATGCGCGTGCAGGAAGTGCTGCGCTATACCGAGATCGCTCCGGTCCCGGGTGCGCCAAGCTACGTGCTGGGTATCATCAACCTGCGTGGCAACGTGGTCACGGTGATCGACACCCGCCAGCGTTTCGGCCTGAGCTCCACCGAGGTCAACGACAACACCCGTATCGTGATCATCGAGGCCGACAAGCAAGTGGTCGGCATCCTGGTCGACAGCGTGGCTGAAGTGGTTTACTTGCGTCAGTCGGAAATCGAAACCGCGCCTAACGTCGGTAACGAAGAATCGGCCAAGTTCATCCAGGGCGTCTGCAACAAGAACAACGAGTTGCTGATCCTGGTCGAGCTGGAAAAAATGATGAGCGAAGAAGAGTGGTCGGAACTGGAGAGTATCTGA
- a CDS encoding DUF2802 domain-containing protein: MILEVAVIVLFLFWAGTLAMFLAYIRGQRQIAAQQAQGDALRDQRIKDLAKRVDDYQNGTVRMGEAIHELRAVLSPLPDKLAQLEQRDPSSLSFAQAARLVGMGASVDELTQACGLTQAEAELMSKLHRGG; this comes from the coding sequence TTGATTCTTGAGGTAGCAGTCATTGTCCTGTTCCTTTTCTGGGCAGGCACGCTGGCGATGTTCCTGGCGTACATACGCGGCCAGCGGCAGATCGCCGCTCAGCAGGCCCAGGGCGATGCGCTGCGCGATCAGCGCATCAAGGACCTGGCCAAGCGTGTCGACGATTACCAGAACGGTACCGTGCGCATGGGTGAAGCCATCCATGAGCTGCGTGCCGTGCTCAGCCCGTTGCCGGACAAACTGGCCCAACTGGAACAGCGCGACCCCTCGAGCCTGTCCTTTGCCCAGGCTGCACGGCTGGTGGGCATGGGCGCCAGTGTCGACGAACTGACCCAGGCCTGCGGCTTGACCCAGGCCGAGGCGGAGTTGATGAGTAAGTTGCATCGAGGCGGCTAA
- a CDS encoding DUF4276 family protein — protein sequence MVKVGFIVEGDSEKIVIESADFRAFLLENNFELINPVVNAKGGGNLLPQNIDAYLARLDQQAVDRIVVLTDLEDEESVDVVRERISNARIDITFVAVKALEGWFLADSSAIRKWLDVHHFDEPQPEQTLNKPWDRLKEISNELGKRGPGNKTAFAKKMVKHYGFSIRQAATHPECPSAKELVSYFTKQGQA from the coding sequence ATGGTAAAAGTTGGATTCATCGTTGAAGGCGACAGCGAAAAAATCGTTATCGAATCCGCTGACTTCAGAGCGTTTCTGCTGGAAAATAATTTTGAACTGATCAATCCCGTGGTCAATGCCAAGGGAGGCGGTAATCTTTTACCGCAAAACATCGACGCCTATCTGGCGCGCCTGGATCAGCAAGCAGTGGATAGAATCGTTGTGCTTACCGATCTCGAAGACGAAGAGTCAGTTGATGTAGTCAGAGAGCGCATCTCGAACGCACGAATCGATATCACATTTGTCGCTGTAAAAGCGTTGGAAGGATGGTTCCTGGCTGACTCAAGTGCAATACGCAAATGGCTTGACGTCCATCACTTCGATGAGCCTCAACCCGAGCAGACACTGAACAAGCCTTGGGACCGCCTCAAAGAAATATCAAATGAGCTTGGTAAACGCGGTCCGGGCAACAAGACCGCATTTGCAAAGAAGATGGTCAAGCATTATGGCTTCAGCATTCGCCAAGCCGCCACGCACCCAGAGTGCCCAAGTGCGAAGGAACTTGTCAGCTACTTCACGAAGCAAGGACAAGCCTAA
- a CDS encoding AAA family ATPase: protein MKIEYLEIEGFKSAVNIVLRDVPPFTALAGSNGAGKSNITDALAFLGAVVKRGAAQAIRDFGGFQQIHCFKHRKEKRTTISFALRIKLKEEVFDYSLKISGIDRVPQVLESLKINGKQVIDRKSSNETQIALSDAQGLQLLPEYAQDMTALMLLSHSPLYRMLTNIQVFRIDPLEAKEPDSSTADATTLDSHGRNVATMLSVLEKNERFRDQVLEWIELIVPGMENVSTEKQRLDGSTVITFKEEGTKARFPARLISDGTIYALCIMTAVLSRADKSGITIIEEPERGIHPKAIGELVQLMRENASVEHPVLITTHSESVVRNLDLEELWLVNKEDGKTKVKCASDSRVDKKDIPLDTAWLANLFDGGLPW, encoded by the coding sequence ATGAAAATTGAATACCTCGAGATCGAAGGCTTCAAGAGCGCGGTAAACATAGTCCTGCGGGATGTGCCACCCTTTACAGCTCTAGCCGGCTCGAACGGTGCAGGTAAGAGCAACATTACTGACGCGCTGGCCTTTCTGGGTGCGGTAGTGAAGCGAGGGGCTGCCCAGGCAATACGTGACTTTGGGGGATTCCAGCAGATTCACTGCTTCAAGCATAGAAAGGAAAAACGTACGACGATCTCCTTTGCGCTCAGGATAAAGCTCAAAGAAGAGGTGTTCGACTACAGCTTGAAAATATCCGGGATAGACCGGGTACCTCAAGTACTTGAAAGCTTAAAGATCAACGGCAAACAGGTCATTGATCGCAAGAGCAGCAATGAAACGCAGATTGCTTTAAGTGACGCCCAGGGTCTGCAGCTCTTGCCTGAATACGCACAGGACATGACTGCGCTCATGCTGCTCAGCCATTCGCCACTGTATCGCATGCTTACCAATATCCAGGTATTCCGGATCGATCCGCTAGAAGCCAAGGAACCTGACAGCTCAACAGCAGATGCTACGACACTCGATAGCCACGGTCGGAACGTGGCAACCATGTTGTCAGTTCTGGAGAAAAACGAACGCTTTCGTGACCAGGTACTGGAATGGATCGAGTTGATAGTTCCGGGAATGGAGAATGTCTCTACCGAGAAGCAAAGGTTGGATGGCTCAACGGTGATCACCTTCAAGGAAGAAGGAACAAAAGCTCGGTTCCCGGCACGGCTGATTTCTGATGGTACGATTTATGCCCTGTGCATCATGACCGCTGTATTAAGCCGTGCAGACAAATCAGGCATCACAATCATAGAGGAGCCCGAACGAGGCATTCATCCGAAAGCTATCGGTGAGCTGGTCCAGTTGATGCGTGAAAATGCGTCCGTGGAACACCCAGTTCTCATCACCACCCATAGCGAATCCGTTGTCCGGAATCTTGATCTTGAAGAACTGTGGCTCGTGAATAAAGAGGATGGCAAGACCAAGGTCAAATGTGCTTCGGACTCAAGGGTCGATAAAAAAGATATCCCGCTGGACACAGCCTGGCTGGCCAATCTTTTTGATGGAGGCCTGCCATGGTAA
- a CDS encoding fructose-bisphosphate aldolase encodes MTSQHPLNHFTPMSHFATEHPVLLIDANAPLGELHSCLNERLEAVLKYLNLMACTTLPDYAENDINTVTNIARILVQDVSDVFRVIEVRGFEASEGQ; translated from the coding sequence ATGACAAGTCAGCATCCGCTCAACCACTTCACCCCCATGTCTCACTTCGCCACCGAACATCCCGTCCTCCTCATTGATGCAAACGCCCCACTGGGTGAGCTCCACAGCTGCCTTAACGAACGCCTCGAGGCCGTCCTCAAGTACCTCAATCTCATGGCCTGCACCACCCTGCCCGACTATGCCGAAAACGACATTAATACCGTCACCAACATTGCTCGGATCCTGGTTCAGGATGTGAGCGATGTGTTTCGGGTAATCGAAGTGCGGGGATTTGAGGCATCTGAGGGACAGTAG
- a CDS encoding EscU/YscU/HrcU family type III secretion system export apparatus switch protein, producing MTTHTEPRQAIALKYDGHHAPTLTAKGDEALAEEILRIARDSEVPIYENAELVKLLARLELGESIPEELYLTIAEIIAFAWNLKGKFPKGFDPHAQSVEKDVTERGDDY from the coding sequence ATGACAACCCACACCGAACCACGGCAGGCCATCGCCCTCAAATACGACGGCCATCACGCCCCGACTCTCACCGCCAAGGGCGACGAAGCCCTGGCCGAGGAAATCCTGCGGATCGCCCGGGACAGTGAAGTGCCGATCTACGAGAATGCCGAACTGGTGAAACTGCTGGCCCGGCTGGAACTGGGAGAAAGCATTCCGGAGGAGTTGTATCTCACCATTGCCGAGATCATCGCATTTGCGTGGAATCTCAAGGGCAAGTTTCCCAAGGGGTTCGACCCGCATGCGCAGAGTGTCGAGAAGGATGTGACGGAGCGTGGGGACGATTACTGA